Proteins co-encoded in one Spirosoma endbachense genomic window:
- a CDS encoding helix-turn-helix transcriptional regulator yields the protein MDKIDNHNWGNIFSDISQQEVFRNDRYVEVIANFNEPHLAHAQITTIQTPGIELVYANFNTERKLVLVDPENSESISSSFILSGEVESQFTLNKNSVHHWGNTHGFQYTPDFQGEHIILNHKLQAFSLCYDNTYFKTIAQSAGVHYLDQVLNSMERGQTLLVPPGKMALQPRMAELLHAIAKCNFQGLTKYLFIEAKTLELFALQLEQLNAGAGNGKNEKWSRADRERLKAVHDFINHTYLEPLTLTGICYRFGLNEFKLKKGYKHFFGTTVFGHIHTLRMRAAQQLLTSEQMNVSEVSFHIGYNNISSFSAAFKKHFGYLPGTIRLHTTAFY from the coding sequence ATGGATAAAATCGATAATCACAACTGGGGCAATATTTTCAGTGACATTTCGCAACAGGAAGTGTTCCGCAACGATCGTTATGTTGAGGTAATCGCCAACTTTAACGAGCCACATCTTGCCCATGCTCAAATCACGACTATCCAAACACCCGGAATCGAGTTGGTGTATGCCAATTTCAATACCGAACGAAAGCTTGTACTGGTTGATCCCGAAAATTCAGAAAGTATAAGCTCTTCGTTTATTTTGAGTGGCGAGGTAGAATCGCAATTCACCCTGAACAAAAATTCGGTGCACCATTGGGGCAATACACATGGCTTTCAGTATACGCCTGATTTTCAGGGCGAACACATCATCCTTAACCATAAGCTACAGGCCTTCTCGCTTTGCTACGACAATACGTATTTTAAAACCATAGCACAATCGGCAGGTGTACATTATCTGGATCAGGTTCTGAACAGCATGGAACGTGGGCAAACCTTGCTAGTGCCACCCGGCAAAATGGCCTTGCAGCCCCGTATGGCAGAGTTGCTGCATGCCATAGCGAAATGTAACTTTCAGGGCCTGACCAAATACCTGTTCATTGAAGCTAAAACGCTCGAACTATTTGCGCTGCAACTAGAGCAGCTGAATGCCGGTGCTGGCAATGGAAAAAACGAGAAATGGAGCCGTGCAGACCGGGAGCGGTTGAAGGCTGTGCATGATTTTATTAACCACACCTATCTGGAACCCTTAACCCTCACAGGCATTTGTTATCGTTTCGGCCTCAACGAGTTTAAGCTCAAAAAAGGCTACAAGCATTTTTTTGGGACTACTGTTTTTGGCCACATTCACACATTACGCATGCGGGCCGCGCAGCAATTACTGACTTCGGAGCAAATGAACGTTTCGGAGGTTTCTTTCCACATTGGCTACAACAACATCAGTAGCTTTTCCGCAGCGTTTAAAAAACATTTTGGTTACCTGCCCGGAACAATACGATTACATACAACTGCCTTTTATTGA
- a CDS encoding cupin domain-containing protein — translation MNTIFEPAANKVRLWKWTSLVFYPIGVVRIWKGNHRLWVRLLYTLVGLPLFLLIFIYLAITGFAFFLPPLDMSVGNRTDRTIVNSGGNYKSTFLKTGNETSGAYELIQVEVEPHGGNGWHYHKSFDEYFTVLKGTAQVGNGEKEYRIEKGGNAVAHKGALHYFSNPTDSTILLLVKAMPARGLEKSIRVAYGLANDGQFEGEITKNPWHMALLLGYSGTYLPGIPGFIQEPLVNALAQIAQWKGEDKDLEKYYR, via the coding sequence ATGAACACTATATTTGAACCAGCGGCTAATAAAGTTCGCTTATGGAAATGGACCTCGCTTGTATTTTACCCAATCGGAGTAGTTCGCATCTGGAAAGGTAATCACCGCCTTTGGGTCAGATTGCTTTACACACTGGTCGGCCTGCCTTTGTTTCTGCTTATTTTCATCTATCTGGCTATTACGGGGTTTGCCTTTTTTCTGCCCCCACTTGATATGAGTGTTGGCAACCGTACCGATCGTACCATCGTTAATAGCGGAGGAAATTACAAATCAACCTTTCTCAAAACCGGCAACGAAACCAGTGGAGCCTATGAATTGATACAGGTAGAAGTGGAACCGCACGGCGGAAATGGATGGCACTATCACAAATCCTTCGACGAGTACTTTACTGTTTTAAAAGGAACCGCACAGGTGGGTAATGGCGAAAAGGAATACAGAATAGAAAAAGGCGGCAATGCCGTTGCGCACAAAGGGGCACTACATTATTTCTCAAACCCAACGGATTCTACTATCCTCCTTCTGGTTAAAGCCATGCCGGCAAGGGGCTTGGAAAAAAGTATCCGGGTAGCTTATGGCCTGGCAAACGACGGGCAGTTTGAAGGCGAAATCACGAAGAATCCGTGGCATATGGCGCTGTTGCTGGGCTATAGTGGCACTTACCTTCCCGGCATCCCCGGCTTTATACAGGAGCCTCTGGTTAACGCGCTGGCACAAATTGCGCAATGGAAGGGAGAGGATAAAGACCTGGAAAAGTATTATCGGTAA
- a CDS encoding tudor domain-containing protein → MKRVVGLGLFLLLLYHTLGYVLVFISVQWQEQHDLSKQLIVYRSVDSIVEFQIPLKDKLNGTNLIDATTNGFGYRGRYYDVVSLQIQGDTLLIAGLETNKRSFWQSDLLTFLHDHLTNSDAANRKASQWLKFLLKEYSLTSQIVLHFPDYGWREAVLIPDQAFVIPLRSLPVHSPPPETRCC, encoded by the coding sequence GTGAAACGTGTTGTCGGCTTAGGTTTATTCCTGCTTTTACTTTACCACACACTGGGATACGTGCTCGTATTTATCAGTGTCCAGTGGCAGGAACAGCATGACCTGTCTAAACAGCTGATTGTGTACCGATCCGTCGACAGCATCGTTGAATTCCAGATTCCTCTGAAGGACAAACTGAACGGAACCAACCTGATCGATGCAACAACGAATGGTTTTGGTTACCGGGGCCGCTACTACGATGTGGTAAGTCTGCAAATTCAGGGAGATACCCTGCTTATTGCTGGTCTGGAAACGAATAAACGATCGTTTTGGCAAAGCGATCTGCTAACCTTTTTACACGATCACCTCACCAATTCCGATGCGGCCAATCGCAAGGCCAGCCAATGGCTCAAGTTTCTGCTAAAAGAATATTCTCTTACCTCCCAAATTGTTCTTCATTTCCCGGATTACGGCTGGCGCGAAGCGGTACTGATACCCGATCAGGCCTTCGTTATTCCATTGCGCTCGTTACCGGTTCACTCGCCCCCTCCAGAAACACGTTGCTGTTGA